The following coding sequences lie in one Labrus bergylta chromosome 5, fLabBer1.1, whole genome shotgun sequence genomic window:
- the terf2ip gene encoding telomeric repeat-binding factor 2-interacting protein 1, whose product MPSTQDVAKSISPVLFMSVDGEPMSFFLRPGPLKCELQPLITAGGGMLSSVQQPGAILLIDPKERGSITEATAHWYVSAQYIHDCVEKDEQLNLEDYRLNPEGAPIQSAKPNGNKESSPGNLGGRSAYTSEEDSAILKFVSNHKSEVGGNRLWQEMEKQKVTGHSWQSMKYRYRIRLAKRHSEVVEEDTTMEDTDTAEGEIKVEENQETDVEKPSSDPPQIHSIEPDLTQIDSQSLLADTNQPDIVEAQMSVDPQEQLVSPHEQLTASSQLEALGAETSNVSQCEGPPLDSQADFHLFLTETMEPESEEAQTITLTEKESVPEDSPAAHSLLLHDASSQKKSKERQKASPEPEQPQRRLTRRQLQLEESFGPEPYGKKLRSSSSSASSSPQPLRKTKRAVKAAPQKDTTAKQPPSKRARGKNAAAVQESVAAVQEDLLEESGPANVQETAQPDVFLETICEAAQAETESYPVPHKGEKKTEKRKLGILEAATKEFEDYSGSDEEEVPDLQNQTETATKQPSSTDHAADAAADAAPTKSDLEHGPDLQEGVPETQPSTSNCSPDTSCTQAAAAQAAAAQAAQTEAANATCKPHLFIFDSESQEEESQEEESQEEESQSVTVAPANQQLTVNKDAPYSLTQAQLEEDKRRITELMNQTNQDLVSVTKALLRTSGDFSAARDLLLTPGCISGPFWDRHDDDLLLSADPVVRQQLQGKYGEDDLAKRVVFLEAER is encoded by the exons ATGCCGTCCACGCAGGATGTGGCCAAATCCATCTCCCCGGTTCTGTTCATGTCCGTGGACGGTGAGCCGATGTCTTTCTTCCTGCGGCCGGGTCCTCTTAAATGTGAGCTCCAGCCGCTCATCACAGCGGGAGGAGGGATGTTGTCTAGCGTCCAGCAGCCCGGAGCGATTCTGCTGATTGACCCCAAGGAGAGAGGCTCGATTACTGAAGCTACTGCTCACTG gtACGTGTCCGCTCAGTACATCCACGACTGTGTTGAGAAGGACGAGCAGCTGAATTTAGAGGACTACAGGTTAAATCCTGAAGGGGCCCCAATTCAGTCTGCTAAACCTAACGGTAACAAAGAGAGCTCACCTGGAAACTTAGGAG GCAGGAGTGCTTACACATCTGAAGAAGATTCTGCCATATTGAAGTTTGTCAGCAATCACAAGTCAGAGGTCGGGGGAAACCGTCTCTGGCAGGAGATGGAGAAGCAGAAAGTGACCGGTCACAGCTGGCAGTCGATGAAATACCGTTACAGAATACGACTGGCAAAGAGACATTCAGAGGTTGTGGAGGAAGACACAACAATGGAGGACACCgacacagcagagggagagatCAAG GTGGAAGAAAATCAAGAGACAGATGTTGAGAAACCCTCCAGTGATCCTCCTCAGATTCATTCAATAGAACCAGACCTGACACAG ATAGATTCCCAGTCTTTACTCGCTGACACCAATCAACCAGACATTGTAGAAGCTCAAATGTCGGTTGATCCCCAAGAACAACTAGTCAGCCCACATGAACAACTAACTGCAAGCTCTCAGTTAGAGGCTTTAGGGGCTGAAACATCAAATGTGTCCCAATGTGAAGGACCACCTTTGGACTCTCAGGCAGATTTCCATCTCTTCCTTACTGAGACCATGGAACCAGAATCAGAAGAAGCACAAACAATCACcttgacagaaaaagaaagtgtgcCAGAGGACTCTCCTGCAGCTCATTCCCTGCTCCTGCACGATGCCTCTTCCCAGAAAAAATCAAAAGAGAGGCAGAAGGCGTCCCCTGAGCCGGAGCAACCGCAGCGTCGACTAACACGCAGGCAGCTTCAGCTCGAGGAGTCATTTGGGCCCGAACCTTACGGCAAAAAACTCAGATCGTCATCATCTTCTGCATCGTCTTCTCCACAGCccttgaggaaaacaaaacgaGCTGTTAAGGCAGCTCCTCAGAAAGACACCACAGCAAAGCAGCCGCCTTCCAAAAGAGCAAGAGGAAAGAACGCCGCCGCAGTGCAAGAAAGTGTGGCTGCAGTGCAGGAAGATCTCCTGGAGGAGAGCGGACCAGCTAATGTCCAAGAAACAGCACAACCAGATGTATTTCTAGAGACCATCTGTGAAGCAGCACAAGCAG AAACAGAATCTTATCCTGTGCCgcacaaaggagagaaaaaaacagaaaagaggaagCTGGGGATTCTCGAAGCAGCTACAAAAGAATTTGAAGATTATAGCGGg TCTGATGAGGAGGAAGTTCCTGATCTACAAAACCAAACtgaaacagcaacaaaacaacccTCATCAACAGACCATGCTGCAGACGCTGCTGCAGACGCTGCTCCCACAAAGTCTGACCTTGAACATGGACCTGACCTTCAGGAGGGCGTGCCAGAGACCCAACCATCCACAAGCAACTGCTCACCAGACACCAGCTGTACTCAGGCCGCAGCAGCTCAGGCCGCAGCAGCTCAGGCCGCTCAAACCGAGGCCGCCAATGCAACCTGCAAGCCCCACCTGTTCATATTTGACAGTGAGtctcaggaggaggagtctcaggaggaggagtctcaggaggaggagtctcAGTCCGTTACGGTAGCTCCTGCAAACCAACAGCTAACTGTGAACAAAGACGCTCCTTATTCGCTGACACAGGCTCAACTGGAAGAGGACAAGCGGAGAATCACAGAGCTGATGAACCAGACAAACCAG gaTTTAGTTAGTGTGACCAAAGCCCTGCTGAGGACCAGTGGAGACTTTTCTGCTGCTCGAGATCTGCTTTTGACTCCAGGCTGTATTTCAGGACCATTTTGGGATCGCCATGATGACGATCTCCTACTTTCAGCTGATCCTGTGGTCAGACAGCAGCTGCAAGGAAAATACGGTGAGGATGACCTGGCGAAAAGAGTCGTGTTCCTCGAGGCAGAGAGATAA